Proteins from a single region of Desulfovibrio sp.:
- a CDS encoding ABC transporter ATP-binding protein: protein MHDVTFDVHAGDIFFITGGSGCGKSTLLRVLMGLKPPQSGNVLYGKTDFWGSNEDERHQLVRETGVLFQSGALWSSMTLAENVGLPLQQYTDLNDEAIREQAKLKLALAGLAGFEDYYPSEISGGMCKRAGLARALALDPKILFLDEPSAGLDPVSSRLLDDLILELRASLGTTFVIVSHELASIYAIASNLIFLDAQTRQVGACGNPHQLLHDPGTAPSAMLFLTRGERSHAETDQTETSGDSEPGKGTAL, encoded by the coding sequence ATGCACGATGTGACATTTGACGTGCATGCAGGAGACATCTTTTTTATCACGGGCGGCTCCGGATGCGGCAAAAGTACGCTTTTGCGCGTACTCATGGGCCTGAAGCCGCCGCAGTCCGGCAACGTGCTGTACGGCAAAACCGACTTCTGGGGCAGCAATGAAGATGAGCGCCACCAGTTGGTGCGTGAAACAGGCGTACTTTTTCAAAGCGGCGCGCTGTGGAGTTCAATGACCCTGGCGGAAAACGTGGGCCTGCCCCTGCAGCAGTATACCGACCTCAACGACGAGGCCATACGCGAACAGGCCAAACTCAAGCTGGCTCTGGCTGGCCTTGCCGGTTTTGAAGACTACTACCCGTCTGAAATCAGCGGCGGCATGTGCAAACGCGCCGGACTGGCACGCGCTCTGGCCCTTGACCCCAAGATTCTTTTTCTTGACGAACCCTCGGCCGGGCTTGACCCCGTCAGTTCACGTCTTCTGGACGATCTCATCCTTGAACTGCGCGCAAGCCTCGGCACGACCTTTGTTATTGTTTCACACGAACTGGCCAGCATTTACGCCATTGCCAGCAATCTTATCTTTCTGGATGCCCAGACCCGCCAGGTGGGTGCCTGCGGTAATCCGCACCAGTTGCTGCACGACCCCGGCACAGCGCCCAGCGCCATGCTTTTTCTGACCAGGGGCGAGCGCAGTCACGCCGAAACCGATCAGACGGAAACCTCCGGCGACTCCGAGCCGGGCAAAGGAACGGCCCTATGA
- a CDS encoding AraC family transcriptional regulator codes for MPHESHSAVQTFAAPQALPFVEVRTTLDSVQPYAEHFHSSWSLGAILEGRTRFRLHGHTHGQTHGQMHGQMYEAQKGDLVLIGPGVAHSCNPVDGQSRSYHMAHVDCRWFAQRVCPVLGLPENCVAVLPLIRDNALYASALEVIQAMLAGQAGSEQALLDLLVQLQRGYGCFRPADEDCDSAVRFLPAGEEGSLCTERHAVSQLAEISGLRRESYSRAFRRGTGLPPASYLHCLRLEKARRLLRQGKSIAEAAAAAGYADQSHLHRMFVKFYSVTPGCYRKGASHSYKK; via the coding sequence ATGCCGCATGAATCCCATTCTGCCGTACAGACGTTTGCCGCTCCGCAAGCCTTGCCCTTTGTGGAGGTGCGGACAACCCTGGACAGCGTGCAACCCTACGCAGAACACTTTCATTCCAGCTGGTCACTTGGGGCCATTCTTGAAGGGCGCACTCGGTTTCGGCTCCACGGCCACACCCACGGCCAGACCCACGGCCAGATGCACGGCCAGATGTACGAGGCGCAGAAGGGCGACCTTGTGCTTATCGGGCCGGGCGTCGCCCATAGCTGCAACCCCGTGGACGGGCAGTCCAGAAGTTACCACATGGCGCACGTGGATTGCCGCTGGTTCGCGCAGCGCGTCTGCCCGGTTTTGGGCCTGCCGGAAAACTGCGTGGCGGTGCTTCCCCTGATTCGGGACAACGCGCTCTATGCGAGTGCCCTTGAAGTCATACAGGCAATGCTGGCTGGTCAGGCAGGCAGCGAGCAGGCGCTGCTTGATCTGCTGGTTCAGTTGCAGCGTGGCTATGGCTGCTTCAGGCCCGCCGACGAGGACTGCGACAGCGCCGTGCGGTTTTTGCCAGCCGGGGAGGAGGGCAGCCTGTGCACGGAGCGTCACGCGGTGTCCCAACTGGCGGAAATATCCGGTCTGCGCCGCGAAAGCTATTCCCGCGCCTTCAGGCGTGGCACCGGGCTGCCCCCGGCAAGCTATCTGCACTGCCTGCGCCTTGAAAAGGCCCGCCGTTTGCTGCGCCAGGGCAAAAGCATCGCGGAAGCCGCCGCTGCTGCCGGGTACGCGGATCAGAGCCACCTGCACCGCATGTTTGTGAAGTTCTATTCTGTGACGCCAGGCTGCTATCGCAAGGGCGCGTCACATTCGTACAAGAAATAA
- a CDS encoding ABC transporter permease: protein MTASIQGPLLHVSVGGGWNIDTAWPPEAEAALKALANQSIHELCLESDGLKAWDSSLLVFLVQLTKAAEDRKLRIQNHLPEGLERLLKLAFAVPAKAGSDRKKESLSFVQRVGQATLDLPPRITDFVSFVGEVTLSVGRLIVGRSQMRPQDLLAAMQECGVQALPIISITSMLFGLILAFVGAVQLTQFGAQIYVAGLVGIGMLRVMGAIMVGVVMAGRVGAAYAALIGTMQVNEEVDALATLGISPVDFLVLPRVVALTAMIPLLTLYADLMGVIGGYVVAITMLKINPMEYVNATMQMVPYKHVFIGLTYGTVFGVIIALTGCFQGMRCGRSAQAVGQATTTAVVQAIVGIIVSTAIITVICNVMDI, encoded by the coding sequence GTGACAGCTTCCATTCAGGGTCCGCTCCTGCACGTGAGCGTGGGGGGCGGCTGGAATATAGATACGGCCTGGCCCCCTGAAGCCGAAGCCGCCCTCAAGGCTCTGGCCAATCAGAGCATTCACGAACTTTGCCTGGAGAGCGATGGTCTCAAAGCCTGGGACAGCAGCCTGCTGGTCTTTCTTGTGCAGCTTACCAAGGCGGCCGAGGATCGCAAACTGCGCATCCAGAACCATTTGCCCGAAGGTCTTGAGCGTCTTCTCAAACTGGCTTTTGCCGTGCCTGCCAAGGCAGGGTCTGACCGCAAAAAAGAAAGCCTCAGTTTCGTGCAGCGTGTGGGCCAGGCCACCCTGGACCTGCCGCCGCGCATAACCGATTTTGTGAGCTTTGTGGGTGAGGTGACGCTGTCTGTGGGCCGTCTTATAGTGGGCCGGTCGCAGATGCGCCCGCAAGACCTGCTGGCAGCCATGCAGGAATGCGGCGTGCAGGCGCTGCCCATCATCTCCATAACCAGCATGCTTTTTGGCCTTATTCTGGCCTTTGTGGGCGCGGTGCAGCTCACGCAGTTCGGCGCGCAAATCTATGTGGCGGGGCTTGTGGGCATTGGCATGCTGCGTGTTATGGGCGCCATCATGGTGGGCGTGGTCATGGCGGGCAGGGTCGGTGCCGCCTATGCCGCCCTCATCGGCACCATGCAGGTTAATGAAGAAGTGGACGCCCTGGCCACATTGGGCATTTCTCCCGTCGATTTTCTGGTGCTGCCCCGTGTGGTGGCGCTGACGGCCATGATCCCCCTGCTGACGTTGTACGCCGACCTTATGGGCGTTATCGGCGGCTATGTTGTGGCCATCACCATGCTGAAAATCAATCCTATGGAATACGTCAACGCCACCATGCAGATGGTTCCCTACAAGCACGTCTTCATCGGCCTCACCTATGGCACGGTTTTCGGCGTTATCATCGCCTTGACGGGCTGCTTTCAGGGCATGCGCTGCGGGCGCAGCGCCCAGGCTGTGGGACAGGCCACCACCACTGCCGTGGTGCAGGCCATTGTGGGCATTATCGTGTCCACAGCCATAATAACCGTCATCTGCAACGTGATGGACATCTGA
- a CDS encoding YcaO-like family protein: MIRDDAPSTDHLPILDYAYTHEETQATTGYFSCVPPSDLDFAAALVRLEAAPMDDFLHQHLLRLLSAEKTEELARLAATCYDAANDAFTRPVLAALLLECGILLPQHAQACADFPADAGIRLAHASPALYLRAASQPDAEASAAWSELFCTNICEHHALPRPSEAGIVPLFPDEDIEAAAMAMAAHAGSIADQHARLRADPAPAWERPAAQKTFLRALDALMESGTIAGPEMRHEASLSPIALLRPWQVDIEVRSGAVRHRLRGQATAYGRGMSLAAARASYAMEIVERASAYVSVGPAEAGAKGEAGQVVGRKHAMPLCKARFSELQAQGRAALAPNLLPVEAPYMDAPLHWLTAVGADGRPMLVPAQAVFLFCNLDEPALFLAGGSTGLASGNTLDEARQAALTEIFERDAEATTPFSRLRCFRLKSRDERIQSLLDDYAACGISVQFQDITTEFGLPVYQCFVMGRDGSIARATGANLNGQRAALAALTETPWPYSTSQSTRPRPSGPGLAGLPVRFLEDLPDYSLASPEDNCRLLEAVLADHGRNPLYVDISRKDFDLPVVRAIVPGLALTGEWDRFSRPGKRLFARYASLFA; the protein is encoded by the coding sequence ATGATCAGGGACGATGCTCCTTCTACCGACCACTTGCCAATACTCGACTACGCTTACACGCATGAAGAGACCCAGGCCACCACGGGATATTTTTCCTGTGTGCCGCCGTCTGATCTCGATTTTGCCGCTGCTCTGGTGCGTCTTGAAGCCGCGCCTATGGACGATTTTTTACACCAGCATCTTTTGCGTTTGCTGAGCGCTGAAAAAACTGAAGAGCTGGCCCGTCTGGCGGCTACCTGCTATGATGCGGCCAACGACGCCTTCACACGGCCGGTTCTGGCGGCCTTGCTGCTGGAGTGCGGCATTTTGCTGCCCCAACATGCGCAGGCTTGCGCCGATTTTCCCGCTGATGCGGGCATCCGTCTGGCTCATGCCAGCCCTGCGCTGTACCTTCGCGCGGCAAGCCAGCCGGACGCTGAAGCCAGCGCCGCCTGGAGCGAACTTTTTTGTACCAATATTTGTGAGCATCATGCCTTGCCGCGTCCGTCTGAAGCTGGCATTGTACCGCTGTTCCCGGATGAAGACATTGAAGCAGCAGCCATGGCCATGGCCGCCCATGCGGGCAGTATCGCGGACCAGCATGCGCGGCTGCGCGCTGACCCCGCGCCCGCCTGGGAACGTCCCGCAGCGCAGAAGACCTTTTTGCGCGCGCTGGACGCCCTGATGGAGTCGGGAACCATAGCCGGGCCAGAAATGCGGCACGAAGCTTCGCTTTCGCCCATAGCCCTGCTCAGGCCCTGGCAGGTGGATATTGAAGTGCGCAGCGGCGCTGTGCGCCACCGGCTGCGCGGGCAGGCCACGGCCTACGGGCGGGGGATGTCTCTGGCAGCCGCCAGGGCTTCCTATGCGATGGAAATTGTTGAAAGGGCCAGTGCCTACGTGAGCGTCGGCCCGGCGGAGGCTGGCGCAAAGGGCGAAGCAGGGCAGGTAGTTGGCCGCAAGCATGCCATGCCCCTCTGCAAGGCCCGGTTTTCTGAGCTGCAGGCGCAGGGCAGGGCGGCCCTTGCCCCCAATCTTTTGCCGGTTGAAGCGCCCTATATGGATGCGCCCCTGCACTGGCTCACCGCTGTGGGGGCCGATGGCCGCCCAATGCTGGTTCCGGCCCAGGCTGTTTTTCTGTTCTGCAATCTGGACGAACCGGCGCTCTTTCTGGCTGGCGGTTCAACGGGGCTCGCTTCTGGCAACACTCTGGATGAGGCCAGGCAGGCGGCACTGACGGAGATTTTTGAGCGCGACGCTGAAGCCACCACGCCCTTCAGCCGTTTGCGGTGTTTTCGCCTTAAAAGCCGTGACGAGCGCATACAGTCCTTGCTGGATGACTATGCGGCCTGCGGCATCAGCGTGCAGTTTCAGGATATTACCACCGAGTTTGGCTTACCCGTGTACCAGTGCTTTGTCATGGGGCGCGACGGCAGCATTGCCCGTGCCACGGGAGCCAACCTTAATGGACAGCGGGCGGCTCTGGCGGCGCTTACCGAGACGCCCTGGCCGTATTCAACGTCTCAAAGCACGCGGCCCCGGCCTTCCGGCCCCGGCCTTGCGGGACTGCCTGTGCGCTTTCTTGAGGATTTGCCGGACTACAGCCTCGCATCGCCCGAAGACAACTGCCGTCTGCTTGAAGCCGTGCTGGCTGACCATGGCAGAAATCCGCTTTACGTGGATATCAGCCGAAAGGATTTTGACCTGCCTGTGGTGCGGGCCATTGTTCCCGGTCTGGCGCTTACGGGCGAATGGGATCGTTTTTCGCGCCCCGGCAAGCGGCTTTTTGCGCGCTATGCCAGTCTTTTTGCCTGA
- a CDS encoding DNA polymerase I, whose translation MSLKNRLDLAADPVFLMDGSAFIYRGFFANRNMQRSDGFPTNALVVVTRVLLRILREERPQYFLFVKDGRGKNFRHDIYPLYKANRDATPEDLIRQMEPIERMVTALGMSLEVSDGCEADDCIASLAARLSKERPVVIVSGDKDLKQCLGPNIFMWDPAFKEEKLLTSEQFTKESGLTPAQWADVQALVGDTSDNIPGVPGIGPKTAAKIFEICPTLEDIRDHFALLPPKLQDKLRDHLDDMFTWRRLTRLSLDVCTGLELSDLQVRPIDAAHCAALAEEFELHALRREMASLERMQLSGQSGAAAEGAKPRTQNGASSAPSGASAVSAASIASGASATLLAEKNNGADPAPARQGSQSQPPKGAGAQMSLLEVAEEKAAPQVLIAADLPNCSGLDLALVWPRGASAAPHAAVTGGEDVCWMGGADELCAWASHARRIITPDLKVLLTAAPCWRELARKKSPDFFMDLGLAAYLINPEESDYGWPRLAVHWGAPLRDDGPGPALLALRMAAVLEARMQQDDLLRLYNDLELPLTPVLADMEGRGIAIDVPAFEAFLADVQAELDKLTAAVYAAAGKEFNIRSAQQLGDVLFSTLDLPSPRKTRGGQASTSQETLEKLASRHPVVESILQFRKLEKMRSTYLDPLPRLMDSQGRVHTTFNQKATATGRLSSSNPNLQNIPVRGELGKRMRSCFIARADHSLVSADYSQVELRVLAHMSQDAALLEAFRNGEDIHARTAALVYDLPPDQVSPDQRRNAKTINFGLIYGMGAQKLAQELKITTNEAKEFIARYFARLTGLKEFYESIEATAKRQGYVVTLGGRRRLLPDIHSANGQAYALARRQAINTVIQGSAADIIKLAMLAVARDAQLRDCKASLLLQVHDELLLEVPQDAAKAAGARVAELMSAVMPGNEPLSVPLVVDWGVGNDWGSAH comes from the coding sequence ATGTCTTTAAAAAATCGCCTTGACCTTGCCGCCGACCCCGTTTTTCTGATGGATGGCTCCGCCTTTATTTACCGGGGATTTTTCGCCAACAGAAACATGCAGCGTTCCGACGGTTTTCCCACCAACGCCCTGGTGGTGGTGACCCGTGTGCTTCTGCGTATTCTGCGTGAAGAAAGGCCGCAGTATTTTTTGTTCGTCAAGGATGGCAGGGGCAAGAACTTCCGGCATGACATCTATCCCCTGTACAAGGCCAACCGTGACGCCACCCCCGAAGACCTGATCCGGCAGATGGAACCCATCGAACGCATGGTCACTGCCCTTGGCATGAGCCTTGAGGTTTCCGACGGCTGCGAGGCCGACGATTGCATAGCCTCCCTGGCAGCGCGCCTCTCAAAAGAGCGCCCCGTGGTCATTGTCAGCGGCGACAAGGACCTCAAGCAATGCCTTGGCCCCAATATTTTCATGTGGGACCCAGCTTTCAAGGAAGAAAAACTGCTTACTTCCGAACAGTTTACAAAAGAAAGCGGCCTGACCCCTGCCCAATGGGCCGATGTGCAGGCCCTTGTGGGCGACACCAGCGACAACATTCCCGGCGTGCCCGGCATTGGCCCCAAAACCGCCGCCAAGATTTTTGAGATATGCCCAACCCTTGAGGATATCCGCGACCATTTCGCCCTGCTGCCCCCCAAACTTCAGGACAAACTGCGCGACCATCTGGACGACATGTTCACCTGGCGCAGGCTGACCAGACTGTCGCTGGATGTCTGCACCGGCCTTGAACTGAGCGACCTTCAGGTGCGTCCCATCGACGCGGCCCATTGCGCGGCCCTGGCCGAAGAATTCGAACTGCACGCCCTGCGCCGCGAAATGGCGTCGCTGGAGCGCATGCAGCTTTCCGGACAGTCCGGCGCTGCCGCAGAAGGGGCAAAGCCCCGCACGCAAAACGGCGCTTCATCCGCGCCATCTGGCGCGTCCGCCGTATCCGCTGCATCCATTGCATCGGGCGCGTCCGCCACGCTTTTGGCAGAAAAAAACAACGGGGCCGACCCTGCCCCCGCGCGGCAGGGGTCGCAGTCCCAGCCGCCCAAGGGTGCTGGCGCGCAGATGAGTCTTCTTGAAGTGGCCGAAGAAAAGGCGGCCCCGCAAGTGCTTATTGCCGCAGATCTGCCAAACTGCAGTGGCCTTGACCTGGCCCTGGTATGGCCCAGAGGCGCGAGCGCCGCGCCCCATGCCGCTGTGACGGGCGGCGAGGATGTCTGCTGGATGGGCGGCGCGGACGAGCTTTGCGCCTGGGCCTCCCACGCGCGGCGTATCATTACGCCTGACCTCAAAGTCTTGCTGACCGCGGCTCCTTGCTGGCGAGAACTGGCGCGAAAAAAATCCCCGGATTTTTTTATGGATCTTGGCCTGGCCGCCTACCTTATAAATCCTGAAGAAAGTGATTACGGCTGGCCGCGCCTTGCCGTGCACTGGGGCGCGCCCCTGCGCGACGACGGCCCCGGCCCGGCGCTGCTGGCCCTGCGCATGGCGGCGGTGCTTGAAGCACGCATGCAGCAGGATGATCTGTTGCGGCTCTATAATGATCTTGAGCTGCCCCTCACCCCGGTGCTGGCGGATATGGAAGGCCGAGGCATAGCCATTGACGTTCCCGCGTTCGAGGCCTTTCTTGCCGATGTGCAGGCCGAACTCGACAAACTGACGGCCGCAGTTTACGCGGCGGCGGGCAAGGAATTCAATATCCGCTCGGCCCAGCAGCTTGGCGACGTGCTTTTCAGCACCCTTGACCTTCCCTCGCCGCGCAAAACCAGGGGCGGGCAGGCCTCCACCAGTCAGGAAACCCTTGAAAAACTGGCAAGCCGCCATCCTGTGGTGGAAAGTATCCTTCAATTCCGCAAGCTTGAAAAGATGCGCTCCACCTATCTTGATCCCCTGCCGCGCCTGATGGACAGCCAGGGCCGCGTCCACACGACCTTTAACCAGAAGGCCACCGCCACAGGACGCCTTTCATCCAGCAACCCTAATTTGCAGAATATTCCCGTGCGTGGCGAACTCGGCAAGCGCATGCGCTCCTGCTTCATCGCCAGGGCCGATCACTCCCTGGTATCCGCCGACTACTCGCAGGTGGAACTGCGCGTTCTGGCCCACATGTCGCAAGATGCCGCCCTGCTTGAAGCTTTTCGTAATGGCGAGGACATCCACGCCCGCACTGCCGCCCTGGTCTATGACCTGCCCCCTGACCAGGTGAGCCCCGACCAGCGCCGGAATGCCAAGACCATCAACTTTGGCCTCATTTACGGGATGGGCGCGCAAAAACTGGCCCAGGAACTTAAAATCACCACCAATGAAGCCAAAGAGTTCATTGCCCGCTACTTCGCGCGCCTCACGGGCCTCAAGGAATTTTACGAATCAATTGAAGCCACGGCCAAGCGCCAGGGCTACGTGGTCACGCTTGGCGGCCGCCGCCGCCTTCTGCCCGACATCCATTCGGCCAACGGACAGGCCTATGCCCTGGCCAGACGTCAGGCCATCAACACTGTGATTCAAGGCTCAGCCGCCGACATCATCAAGCTGGCCATGCTGGCCGTGGCCCGGGATGCGCAACTGCGGGACTGCAAAGCCAGCCTGCTGCTTCAGGTGCACGACGAACTGCTGCTGGAAGTGCCGCAGGACGCCGCCAAGGCCGCCGGGGCGCGCGTGGCCGAGCTTATGAGCGCGGTCATGCCCGGCAACGAACCCCTCTCCGTACCGCTGGTGGTCGACTGGGGCGTGGGCAATGACTGGGGTTCCGCGCATTAG
- a CDS encoding HD domain-containing protein, with amino-acid sequence MADIRKSLLQLIFSGAYLLRWNDKLRPVELLEIDKQAHKMLLACVLWHENSLGMSEEKRVSLANDIIEGGLFDYFYRLIITDIKPPIFYKIKENPDQHQQLTEHVLERLQPALAPLGDFWQRMCRWHRSPDEGSLPRRILTAAHLYASQWEFNLIKPLNSPFDEEMDDIGQSFVDRLDSFSDLSGLDQMRQQGTALIRLANLCGQLRFQIRWTQAPRIPATSVLGHMFIVASFAYFFSLSVNACPARANNNFFCGLFHDLPEVLTRDIISPVKRSVADLPKIIKEYEEKELERRIFAPLRQQGFTALVERISYYLGLEVQSEFQECVRRNGKIEKIYDFGALQHDCNLDTLDPKDGRLIKDCDNLAAFLEAHSSIRNGVSSPHLLEARVRLLTLLRQSPLACLKLDSLLADFD; translated from the coding sequence ATGGCGGATATTCGCAAGAGCTTGCTTCAACTAATTTTTTCAGGCGCATATCTTTTGCGCTGGAACGATAAGCTCCGTCCAGTGGAACTGCTTGAAATCGACAAGCAGGCACACAAGATGCTGCTGGCCTGCGTGCTGTGGCATGAAAATTCTCTCGGCATGTCTGAAGAAAAAAGGGTGAGCCTTGCCAATGACATCATTGAAGGCGGGCTGTTTGACTATTTTTACCGCCTCATCATCACCGACATCAAGCCCCCCATCTTTTATAAAATCAAAGAAAACCCCGACCAGCACCAACAGTTGACCGAGCACGTACTGGAACGGCTGCAACCGGCCCTCGCGCCCCTTGGCGACTTCTGGCAGCGCATGTGCCGCTGGCACCGCAGCCCCGACGAAGGCAGCCTGCCCCGCCGCATACTCACCGCCGCCCACCTCTATGCCTCGCAATGGGAATTCAACCTCATCAAGCCGCTCAACAGCCCTTTTGACGAAGAGATGGACGATATCGGCCAGTCCTTTGTGGACAGGCTGGACAGCTTCAGCGACTTGAGCGGCCTTGACCAGATGCGCCAACAGGGTACGGCGCTTATCCGCCTGGCCAACCTTTGCGGACAGTTGCGCTTTCAGATACGCTGGACGCAAGCGCCGCGCATTCCGGCCACCTCCGTTCTTGGACACATGTTCATCGTGGCCAGCTTCGCCTATTTTTTCAGCCTGTCTGTAAACGCCTGCCCTGCACGAGCCAACAATAATTTTTTCTGCGGTCTTTTTCATGACCTGCCCGAAGTGCTCACCCGAGACATTATCTCGCCGGTCAAGCGATCCGTGGCAGACCTGCCCAAGATTATTAAAGAATATGAAGAAAAAGAACTGGAGCGACGCATTTTTGCCCCGCTTCGCCAGCAGGGCTTCACCGCGCTGGTGGAACGCATATCCTATTATCTTGGGCTTGAGGTACAGTCGGAGTTTCAGGAGTGCGTTCGGCGCAACGGCAAGATTGAAAAAATATATGACTTCGGCGCATTGCAGCACGACTGCAACTTGGATACGCTGGATCCCAAGGACGGCCGCCTCATCAAGGATTGCGACAACCTCGCGGCCTTTCTTGAGGCCCACAGTTCCATCCGCAACGGCGTTTCATCACCGCACCTGCTCGAAGCCCGCGTCCGCCTGCTGACCCTGCTGCGCCAAAGCCCCCTCGCCTGCCTCAAGCTGGATTCCCTTCTGGCAGACTTTGACTAG
- the rplM gene encoding 50S ribosomal protein L13 has protein sequence MKTFSPTPKDINREWFVVDAQDQVLGRLASQIAHRLRGKHKPEFAPHMDNGDFIVVVNCEKIKVTGKKLTDKKYYRHSGWVGGLKTSVLGDVLADKPSRVLMTAVKGMLPKNRLGRAMLKKLKIYAGTEHPHTAQNPQPLTLPH, from the coding sequence ATGAAGACGTTCAGCCCCACCCCCAAAGACATCAATCGCGAATGGTTCGTGGTTGACGCTCAGGATCAGGTGCTCGGTCGTCTGGCCAGCCAGATCGCCCACCGCCTGCGCGGCAAGCACAAGCCTGAATTCGCCCCGCATATGGATAACGGGGACTTTATCGTGGTAGTTAACTGCGAAAAGATCAAAGTTACCGGCAAAAAATTGACCGATAAAAAATACTACCGGCACTCCGGCTGGGTCGGCGGCCTCAAGACCTCCGTTCTCGGCGACGTGCTGGCTGACAAGCCCTCCCGCGTCCTGATGACTGCCGTGAAGGGCATGCTGCCCAAGAATCGCCTGGGCCGCGCCATGCTGAAGAAACTCAAGATTTACGCCGGGACCGAACATCCCCATACGGCCCAGAATCCCCAGCCGCTGACGCTGCCGCATTAA
- a CDS encoding translation initiation factor 2: MHTSTRLSTALPTPLPGAASPGRAVLFALFLSLAAWLAPSTEALALTASKGLSFYARDMEYYYKEKRPETLPGILRTFDAQNVLYDRQKQLTLAAFLAEALKSEPTARQTLLAQLPTLSRDGKRTLAWAVHLAQLTDEAALMNQLLDKQDAILLQQIHQNPTPLLQWDITSEKTVLQMYWAAYTASGNVAYLDAIIDAALRYADLNSSGRQNDPAFSVSQTAAASLYEMSPRHEGVQERVQQRLKGLSGPRAETLRTILRK; this comes from the coding sequence ATGCATACCAGCACACGCCTTTCTACCGCTCTGCCCACCCCGCTACCCGGCGCTGCGTCGCCCGGCAGGGCCGTTTTGTTCGCCCTGTTTCTCTCGCTGGCGGCATGGCTTGCGCCCTCCACAGAGGCATTGGCCCTCACCGCCTCCAAGGGTCTTTCTTTTTACGCCCGGGATATGGAGTACTATTACAAGGAAAAACGCCCCGAAACACTGCCGGGCATCCTCCGCACCTTTGACGCGCAGAACGTCCTCTATGACAGGCAAAAACAGCTCACCCTGGCCGCTTTTCTTGCCGAGGCCCTCAAGTCGGAGCCCACGGCCCGCCAGACCCTGCTGGCGCAGCTTCCCACACTGAGCAGGGACGGCAAGCGCACCCTGGCCTGGGCCGTGCACCTGGCACAACTGACGGACGAAGCCGCCCTCATGAACCAGTTGCTGGACAAACAGGACGCCATACTCCTGCAGCAGATCCACCAGAATCCCACGCCCCTGCTGCAATGGGACATCACCAGCGAAAAAACCGTTTTGCAAATGTACTGGGCCGCATATACAGCTTCGGGCAATGTGGCCTATCTGGACGCCATCATTGACGCGGCCCTTCGCTACGCCGACCTCAACTCCAGCGGCAGGCAGAATGATCCGGCTTTTTCCGTAAGCCAGACGGCCGCCGCCTCACTGTACGAAATGAGCCCGCGCCACGAAGGCGTCCAGGAACGCGTGCAGCAAAGACTCAAGGGACTTTCCGGCCCAAGGGCCGAGACCCTGCGAACCATTTTGCGGAAATAG
- a CDS encoding LysE family translocator, producing MTQILAEFIAPTFPALALAHFMALLSPGPDFFLVVGHAARRGLRGAAFICLGIALGNALYIALAVSGWSFIRQWPWLYRCMELAGAGYLLWVGWALVRSGRQPANFHLNAATPLAAGKQLLTGLASALLNPKNAIFYLTLMTTIMGSAASLKQQLFAGAWMAGLVFAWDAGLAAATGHPAVRSLLSRRLTLIETLAGACLMGMAGLLVAVPLL from the coding sequence ATGACACAGATTCTCGCGGAGTTCATAGCACCCACATTTCCCGCACTGGCGCTGGCGCACTTCATGGCTTTGCTCAGTCCCGGCCCGGATTTTTTTCTGGTAGTAGGGCACGCGGCACGGCGTGGTTTGCGCGGGGCCGCGTTCATCTGTCTTGGCATCGCGCTGGGCAATGCCCTGTATATTGCCCTGGCTGTTTCGGGCTGGTCGTTCATCCGGCAGTGGCCGTGGCTTTATCGCTGTATGGAACTGGCGGGCGCGGGGTATCTGCTGTGGGTGGGCTGGGCGCTTGTGCGTTCAGGGCGGCAGCCGGCGAATTTTCACCTTAATGCAGCCACACCTCTTGCGGCGGGCAAGCAGTTGCTTACCGGGCTGGCGTCGGCCCTGCTCAATCCCAAGAATGCCATTTTCTATCTCACGCTCATGACCACCATAATGGGATCAGCCGCCAGCCTGAAACAGCAGCTTTTTGCGGGCGCGTGGATGGCGGGACTCGTTTTTGCGTGGGACGCCGGGCTGGCCGCCGCCACTGGGCATCCGGCGGTGCGGAGCCTTTTGAGCAGGCGTCTTACGCTCATTGAAACCCTGGCCGGGGCCTGCCTCATGGGCATGGCGGGTCTGCTTGTGGCCGTGCCCCTGCTGTGA
- the rpsI gene encoding 30S ribosomal protein S9 — MSEKFEYGTGRRKTATARTRIYAGSGGITVNGRSFEEYFPRKTLQMIIRQPLVLSKLADKLDVRINVAGGGVTGQAEAVRHGISRALLMVDPALRPMLKKAGFLTRDARKKERKKYGLRAARARYQYSKR, encoded by the coding sequence ATGAGCGAGAAATTTGAATACGGCACCGGCCGTCGCAAGACCGCCACGGCGCGTACCCGCATCTATGCCGGTTCCGGCGGCATCACGGTCAACGGGCGTTCTTTCGAGGAATATTTTCCCCGTAAGACCCTGCAGATGATCATTCGTCAGCCTCTGGTGCTCTCCAAGCTTGCCGACAAGCTTGATGTGCGCATCAACGTGGCTGGCGGCGGCGTGACCGGTCAGGCCGAAGCTGTGCGTCACGGTATTTCCCGTGCCCTGCTGATGGTTGACCCGGCCCTGCGCCCCATGCTCAAGAAAGCCGGCTTCCTCACACGGGATGCCCGCAAGAAAGAACGTAAAAAGTACGGCCTGCGCGCTGCCCGCGCACGGTACCAGTACTCCAAGCGTTAA